From Nicotiana tabacum cultivar K326 chromosome 20, ASM71507v2, whole genome shotgun sequence, one genomic window encodes:
- the LOC107816012 gene encoding UDP-glycosyltransferase 89A2-like: protein MSSSKNGVHVLIFPFPAQGHILPLLDFTHQLLLHGFKITILVTPKNLPILDPLLSTHPSVQTLVFPFPGHPSLPAGVENVKDVGNSGNAPIIAGLSKLRGPILEWFKAQSNPPVAIVYDFFLGWTQDLAQELGVPGIVFYTSGGLLVSILSEIWRNLGAYRDLSLIEFNGLPKSPRFVREHMPSVFQKYKEGDPTWEIVRNGFIANDKSFGSVFNTFEALESEYLGFLKKEMGHERVYSIGPINLVGGPGRNGKSNVDVGVNERIFTWLDECDDGSVLYVAFGSQKLLTKAQMESLTIGLEKSGVRFILVAKQLTAQQLEEGYGSVPEGFEDRVSGRGLVIKGWAPQVEILGHRAIGGFLSHCGWNSVLEAIVAGVQILGWPMEADQFINAWLLVENMKTSVRVFEGADSVPDPIELGRRISDAMGNDLFKERAKKLRDEALEAVKIGGSSKRDLDEIVRELAQLKC from the coding sequence ATGTCAAGCTCTAAAAATGGAGTCCATGTCTTAATTTTTCCCTTTCCAGCACAAGGTCACATATTACCCCTTCTTGATTTCACACACCAACTTCTTCTCCATGGTTTTAAAATCACCATTTTAGTCACTCCTAAAAACCTCCCAATTCTTGATCCTCTTTTATCCACCCACCCTTCTGTTCAAACACTTGTCTTTCCATTTCCCGGCCACCCTTCACTTCCCGCCGGCGTTGAAAACGTTAAAGACGTTGGTAACTCCGGCAATGCTCCGATCATTGCTGGGCTCAGTAAGCTTCGTGGCCCAATCTTGGAATGGTTTAAGGCCCAATCGAATCCTCCTGTGGCTATTGTCTATGATTTCTTCTTGGGCTGGACTCAAGATTTGGCCCAAGAACTTGGTGTACCTGGTATTGTGTTTTACACTTCTGGTGGTTTATTGGTTTCTATACTGAGTGAAATTTGGAGGAATCTTGGGGCTTATAGAGATTTGAGCCTTATTGAGTTTAATGGGCTGCCTAAAAGTCCAAGGTTTGTGAGGGAACATATGCCTTCAGTGTTTCAAAAGTACAAAGAGGGTGACCCAACTTGGGAGATTGTGAGAAATGGGTTTATTGCTAATGATAAGAGTTTTGGGTCAGTTTTCAATACTTTTGAGGCTTTGGAGAGTGAGTATTTGGGCTTTTTAAAGAAGGAAATGGGCCATGAGCGTGTGTATTCAATCGGGCCTATAAATTTGGTTGGTGGGCCTGGTAGAAATGGGAAGTCCAATGTGGATGTTGGTGTAAATGAGAGAATTTTCACTTGGCTTGATGAATGTGATGATGGGTCTGTTCTTTATGTAGCTTTTGGTAGTCAAAAATTGCTAACAAAGGCCCAAATGGAGTCTTTAACTATTGGGCTTGAGAAAAGTGGAGTGAGGTTCATTTTGGTAGCTAAACAATTGACAGCCCAACAATTGGAAGAGGGTTATGGATCAGTGCCAGAGGGGTTTGAGGATAGAGTCTCAGGGAGAGGCCTAGTTATAAAGGGTTGGGCCCCACAAGTTGAAATCTTGGGCCATCGAGCTATAGGCGGGTTTTTGAGTCATTGTGGATGGAATTCTGTGTTGGAAGCGATAGTGGCGGGTGTACAAATATTGGGTTGGCCCATGGAGGCGGACCAGTTTATTAACGCGTGGTTATTGGTAGAGAACATGAAAACATCGGTCCGAGTTTTTGAGGGCGCAGACTCGGTCCCCGACCCGATAGAGTTGGGCCGGAGAATTAGTGATGCAATGGGTAATGACTTGTTTAAGGAAAGGGCAAAAAAGTTGAGAGATGAAGCACTTGAAGCTGTTAAAATTGGAGGAAGTTCTAAAAGGGATTTAGATGAGATTGTGAGAGAGCTGGCCCAACTTAAATGTTGA
- the LOC107816013 gene encoding uncharacterized protein LOC107816013, whose translation MGGAASTIAAKLAFFPPEPSYQVDLDEQTQKLKLLGVPQSEKGEVSILQTKRGHYIFAVFVRNKAATLTLLYSHGNAADIGQMFQFFVELSVRLRVNIMGYDYAGYGRSNGEPSEQNTYADIEAVYKCLKEIYEVKEEDIILYGQSIGSGPTLELATKLPKIKAVILQSAILSGLRVMYRIKYSLWLDIYKNIDKIPYVSCPILVIHGTEDEVVDISHGKKLWELSKMKYEPLWINGGNHCDLQVFPQFFTHLKKFITSVEKQSDCQTIEESIIDLNYTLDITNDIKCRPSIEEIEKSRISTEQKEIIAIRPSTDRRVLKPRNSVDKREKPRKSMDYFGKSRISADLAEKGRNSIDRFGDMMRSVAYCNIDCLKQTLSEED comes from the exons ATGGGTGGTGCAGCTTCAACAATTGCAGCAAAGTTAGCATTTTTCCCACCAGAGCCATCATATCAAGTTGATTTAGATGAGCAAACACAAAAGCTAAAACTCTTAGGTGTTCCTCAAAGTGAAAAGGGTGAAGTTTCAATTTTGCAAACAAAGAGAGGTCATTATATTTTTGCAGTTTTTGTTAGAAACAAAGCTGCAACTTTGACACTTCTTTATTCTCATGGTAATGCTGCTGATATTGGCCAAATGTTCCAGTTTTTCGTCGAACTTAGTGTTCGATTACGTGTTAACATCATGGG ATATGATTATGCTGGATATGGAAGGTCTAATGGAGAG CCAAGTGAGCAAAATACATATGCTGATATAGAAGCTGTATACAAATGTTTAAAAGAGATTTATGAAGTGAAGGAGGAAGACATTATATTATATGGACAATCAATTGGAAGTGGTCCAACTCTTGAATTGGCCACAAAATTGCCTAAAATTAAGGCTGTAATTCTGCAAAGTGCAATACTTTCTGGACTTCGAGTTATGTACCGTATAAAGTATTCTCTCTGGCTTGACATATACAAG AATATTGACAAAATACCATATGTCAGTTGTCCCATTCTTGTGATTCAT GGAACAGAAGATGAAGTAGTTGATATTTCACATGGTAAAAAACTTTGGGAGCTCAGTAAAATGAAGTATGAACCCTTGTGGATAAATGGAGGAAATCACTGTGACTTACAAGTCTTTCCTCAGTTCTTTACTCATCTCAAAAAGTTCATAACTTCAGTGGAAAAACAATCAGATTGCCAAACTATTGAGGAAAGTATAATTGACTTAAATTATACTCTTGATATTACAAATGATATTAAGTGCAGACCAAGTATTGAAGAGATAGAGAAGTCAAGAATCAGTACTGAACAGAAAGAGATCATTGCAATAAGGCCTAGCACAGACAGAAGAGTATTAAAGCCAAGAAATAGTGTTGACAAGAGGGAAAAACCAAGAAAAAGTATGGATTACTTTGGAAAATCAAGAATTAGCGCTGATCTAGCTGAGAAAGGGAGGAATAGCATCGACCG GTTTGGAGATATGATGAGATCAGTAGCATATTGCAATATTGACTGTTTGAAGCAGACACTATCTGAGGAGGACTAA